A section of the Prochlorococcus marinus XMU1402 genome encodes:
- a CDS encoding photosystem II manganese-stabilizing polypeptide, translating to MRIRSFLAFVISICITFAFVPVKTFAFSERGNAQFTDVVNTGKANDCPTLDSSLVGSISLGNGDSLKGICMHPTEVYVKVPGTKRKAAEFVSTKIISPRNNTTVTEVYGDIDSGTFNEKGGIDFQLITVLTPGGLEVPFAFSAKDLTADLPSSIEPGTEISGSTFTPNYRTGDFLDPKARAKNTGVEYAQGLVALGGDDEELAKENIKVDVNGTGVITLSINNVDSDTDEFAGTFEAIQPSDTDMGSKDPLDVKIIGELYGRKA from the coding sequence ATGAGAATTCGTTCTTTCTTAGCTTTTGTTATTTCAATCTGTATAACTTTTGCTTTCGTACCTGTTAAAACATTTGCTTTTTCTGAAAGAGGAAATGCACAATTCACAGATGTTGTTAACACAGGAAAAGCTAATGATTGCCCTACATTAGACTCATCTCTTGTCGGATCAATATCTCTAGGGAATGGAGATAGCCTTAAAGGAATATGCATGCATCCAACAGAAGTTTATGTAAAAGTGCCAGGGACAAAACGAAAAGCTGCAGAATTTGTTTCTACAAAAATTATTAGTCCTAGAAATAACACCACAGTGACAGAAGTTTATGGAGATATAGATTCAGGAACTTTCAATGAAAAAGGTGGTATTGATTTTCAACTTATAACCGTATTAACTCCTGGTGGCTTAGAGGTGCCATTTGCATTCTCAGCAAAAGATCTTACAGCTGATTTACCTTCATCAATTGAGCCAGGCACCGAGATTAGTGGTTCAACATTTACACCTAACTATAGAACTGGTGACTTTCTAGATCCTAAGGCAAGAGCTAAAAATACTGGTGTTGAATATGCTCAAGGTTTAGTTGCATTAGGAGGCGATGACGAAGAACTTGCAAAAGAAAATATTAAAGTTGATGTAAACGGTACTGGCGTTATTACTCTTTCAATCAACAATGTAGATTCTGACACAGACGAATTTGCTGGTACTTTTGAGGCAATCCAACCTTCAGATACAGATATGGGTTCAAAGGATCCACTTGATGTAAAAATAATTGGGGAGCTTTACGGAAGAAAGGCATAA